A window of Pedobacter lusitanus contains these coding sequences:
- a CDS encoding SusD/RagB family nutrient-binding outer membrane lipoprotein, translating into MKTQYMIRNGYKYALSAILAVAALTFSGCKKDFEKYNTDNTGIGNGKFQVGLIYPGIQAAIFGGEGDYQLNQNLNADCYSGYMMSPNPFRGNINNLNYSLVDGWNQNIFVTSYTNSFFAINAIAKAGTRTSQPDFWGVALILKVETMNRVTDKFGPVAYSAAGQTLMGTPYDSQQNIYKQFFLELDTAVTNLNTFIKANPGKTPFSQYDLVYGGDYTKWLKLANSLRLRLAMHIVKADAATAQAQAQKALDPANGGVLSVNADNAGISGGGTHNPLEVITTSWTDIALGAPIESYLVGYKDPRLAIYATPATDPRFAGQYKGIRIGSLVTAKPGYNGYSVLNSKTIVKSNSPMMMMTAAEVWFLKAEAALRGWTGAGDAQTNYTTGIQTSMDQWGVSGSTYINDGTSLPIAYVDPSNAANNSPAVSTITIKWDGGASNEQKLERIITQKWIAMFPEGQEAWTEYRRTGFPKLFPVVTNNSNGTIDSQIQIRRLAFPQNEYSTNGAEIAKAVQLLNGPDNGGTRLWWDVNKPNF; encoded by the coding sequence ATGAAAACTCAATATATGATACGCAATGGTTATAAGTATGCACTCTCTGCTATTCTTGCGGTGGCTGCACTTACATTTTCCGGTTGCAAAAAAGATTTTGAAAAATACAATACTGATAATACGGGTATAGGGAATGGAAAATTCCAGGTAGGTCTGATCTATCCTGGTATTCAGGCTGCTATTTTTGGCGGAGAAGGTGATTATCAATTAAACCAGAACTTAAATGCTGATTGTTATTCAGGATATATGATGTCTCCAAATCCATTCAGAGGGAATATCAATAACCTGAATTACAGTTTGGTGGATGGATGGAATCAGAATATTTTTGTGACTTCCTATACCAACTCATTTTTTGCAATCAATGCAATTGCGAAAGCAGGAACAAGAACTTCACAGCCGGATTTTTGGGGAGTAGCTCTAATTCTTAAAGTGGAAACAATGAACAGAGTGACTGATAAATTCGGTCCTGTTGCTTATAGTGCTGCCGGGCAGACTTTAATGGGTACTCCTTACGATTCACAGCAAAATATTTACAAGCAATTTTTCCTTGAGCTTGATACTGCAGTGACCAATCTGAATACTTTTATTAAAGCTAATCCGGGCAAAACACCATTTTCTCAATATGATCTGGTTTACGGTGGTGATTATACCAAATGGCTTAAGCTGGCAAACTCACTGCGTTTACGTCTGGCCATGCATATTGTTAAAGCAGATGCTGCTACAGCACAGGCACAGGCTCAAAAAGCTTTGGATCCGGCTAATGGAGGTGTATTGTCTGTAAATGCAGACAATGCAGGTATTTCTGGTGGCGGAACACATAATCCATTAGAAGTCATCACAACAAGCTGGACTGATATTGCTCTGGGAGCACCTATAGAATCTTATCTTGTCGGATATAAGGATCCCCGTTTAGCTATTTATGCTACACCGGCTACAGACCCCCGTTTTGCTGGTCAGTATAAAGGTATCCGTATAGGTTCGCTTGTAACTGCTAAACCAGGTTATAATGGCTACTCTGTATTGAATAGCAAGACTATTGTAAAAAGCAATTCACCAATGATGATGATGACTGCTGCGGAAGTATGGTTCCTTAAAGCAGAAGCAGCATTACGTGGCTGGACCGGCGCCGGTGATGCACAAACTAATTACACCACCGGTATTCAGACTTCTATGGATCAGTGGGGGGTATCTGGCAGTACTTACATCAATGATGGTACAAGTTTGCCAATTGCTTATGTTGATCCTTCCAATGCAGCTAACAATTCTCCTGCAGTTTCTACCATCACTATTAAATGGGATGGAGGGGCTTCAAATGAGCAGAAATTAGAGCGTATCATCACGCAGAAATGGATTGCAATGTTCCCTGAAGGTCAGGAAGCCTGGACAGAATATCGTCGTACAGGTTTCCCTAAATTATTCCCTGTGGTAACTAATAACAGTAATGGAACTATTGATTCACAAATCCAGATCCGCAGACTGGCATTCCCTCAGAATGAATATTCTACCAACGGAGCTGAAATTGCAAAAGCTGTTCAGTTATTGAATGGCCCGGATAATGGCGGTACCAGATTATGGTGGGATGTAAATAAACCAAATTTCTAA